The Streptomyces tubercidicus DNA segment TACGCGCCCGGGGAGTCATAGCTGTACGGAATCCCGATCAGCGCGGCCAGATGGAAGACGGTGTCGCAGCCGGCGACCGCGTCCATCACCCGGCCCGCGTCCCGGACATCGCCCGCGATCATCTCGACGGGACCGCCCGGCACGAAATAGCGCGCCAGATTTCCCTTTTCGCCGTACGGCTTGTAATGGACGAACGCGCGCACCTCGGCGCCGGCCTCCACCAGCAGGTCGACCAGGGTCGAGCCGATGAACCCCTCGGCCCCGGTGACCAGGACCTTGCGGCCCGTCCACTGCTGCGTGCTGTTGCTGTTGTTGCTGCTGCTGCTGCTCATGCTGACTCCTTCATCGTGGGGTGCGTGGGGTGCGGGTGTGCGGGGTGCGGGTGTGCGGGATACAGGGGCGCGGGGTGGGGCTCCGCGGGATGGGACTGCGCGGGGTCCTGGTGGCCGGCCAGCGCCAGCACCTTGGCGGCCAGCAGGTCGGCGGCGCGGGCGTGGGTGCCGGGGTCGGCGGCCGCGCCCATCGCGGCGAGCCGGCCGGGATCGTCGAGCAGCGGCGCGACCAGGGCGTCCAGCCGCTCGGCCGAGGTCTGTGCGTCGGGCAGCAGCAGCGCCGCCCCGGCGTCGGAGAGCACCCGCGCGTTATGGGTCTGGTGGTCGCCCGGCGCGTACGGATACGGGACGAGGACGGCCGGCATCCCGATCGTGGCCAGCTCCGCCACGGTCGCCGAACCGGCCCGGCACACCACGAGATCCGCGGCCGCATAGGCCAGATCCATCCGGTCGAGGTACGGCACGGCCTCGGCGACCGCCGCGCCCCCGTTGGCGGCCAGCAGCGCCCGGGTCTCCTCCAGGGCCGCGGGCCCGGTCTTGATCAGCAGCCGGAGATCCGTACGCGACCGGTAGCGCCCGGCCAGCCCCACCGCCGCCTCGGTCAGCCGGGCGGCGCCCAGGCTGCCGCCGTTGACCAGCAGCAGCCGCGCCTCGTCCGGAACGCCGAACGCCCGGCGGGCGGTGGGGCGCAGCCGCTCGCGGTCCAGGTCGGCCAGCGGGCCGACCAGCGGCATGCCCACCGTCTCGGCCCGCTCACCGCCCGCCAGATGCTCCCGGCTGCGGTCGAAGGCGAGGGCGAGATGCGGGGTGAGCCGGGCCGCGAACTTATTGGCCCGGCCGGGCACCGCGTTGGACTCATGGATCACGCTCGGCAGCCCGGCCAGCCGCGCCCCGACGATCACCGGGGCGCTCGGATAACCGCCCATACCGACCGCGACCTGGGCTTTCTGTTCCTTGAGGATCGCCCGGCACTGGCCGCCCGAGCGCAGCAGCGCGGCCGGCAGCAGATAGCGTCGGGCGCCTAGCGCGGGATCGAAGGGGATCATGTCAACGGTGTGCAGCCGGTATCCGGCCTGCGGGATCAGCCGCGTCTCCAGGCCGCGTTCGGTCCCGACGAAGGAGATCACCGCCTCGGGCACGGCCCGGCGGAGCGCGTCGGCGAGCGCGAGTCCGGGATAGATATGACCGCCGGTGCCGCCCGCACCGATCACGACAGAGAGTGGTGTGCGCATGGCCGCCACGCTCGCGATACGCCCTAAGAAGCTTCTAAGAGAGGTGTTTGGCAGCCTATGTCCATGCCGCCCACCCCCGGGAACACCCCGGCCCCCAAGATCCTCGTCGTCGATGACGAGCCGGAGGTGCGTGCCGCCGTCGAGGACGGCCTCGCCGTGGAGGGCTATGCGGTACGCGGCGCCGCCGACGGCCTGGCCGCCCTCTCGGAGGTCGCCGCCTGGCAGCCGGACGCCCTCGTCCTGGACGTGATGATGCCCGTCCTGGACGGTCTGGCCGTCTGCCGCCGGCTGCGCGCACTGGACGACCGCACCCCGATCCTCGTGCTGACCGCACTGGACTCGGTCAGCGAGCGGGTCGACGGGCTCGACGCCGGTGCCGACGACTACCTCGTCAAACCGTTCGCCCTGGACGAGTTGGTGGCCCGCGTCCGGGCCCTGCTGCGACGGGCGTCGGCCCCGTCCGTGGAGGACACCCAGCTGTCCTTCGGCGATCTGGTCGTCGACCCGGTGACCCGCACCGGCCACCGGGCGGGCCGCCCCCTGGAGTTCAGCCGCACCGAATGGGCGCTGCTGGAGCTGCTGTTGCTGCACCCCGGACAGGTGCTGCCGCGTGAGGTCATCCTGGAGCGCGTCTGGGGCCGCGACTTCGGCCCGGACTCCAACTCCCTGGCCGTATACATCGGTTATCTGCGCCGCAAACTGGAGGCGGGCGGCGAGCCGCGGCTCGTCCACACCGTGCACGGGGTCGGCTACCGCCTGGACCACGCGGAGGGCGCATGACCGGCACCCGCGGCCTGGGGGCCCGCTGGCGGCGCCGCCGCCCGCTGCGCGCCCGGCTGGCGCTGGCGGCCTCTTCCGCGGTGGCGGTGGTGGCGGTCGGCATCTGCGCGGCGGCGTTCGTCATCCTCGACCACCAGATGACCCGGCAACTGGAGCTGAACCTGACCCAGACGGCCGCCCAGGCCATCCGGGACCGCCACGACTGGGGCCCGACGCCGAGTGACACCCTGTGCCAGTACCCGGCCTCGGCCTGCATCCAGATCGTGCCGTCCGACCCCGCCAAGGACCCGCGCAAGCGGTATGTGCTGCCCGTCTCCGACGCCACCCGGCAGGTCGCCGACGGCCGGCGCGCGGCGTTCTACACGAAGCTGACGGTGGCCGGCCATCCGGTCCGGATGCTCACCACGCGCCTGGCGGACAAGGACGAGGCGGTGCAGGTCGCGCAGCGCTCCGACACCGTCGACCGGGGCGTGCAGCAGGCCGCCTGGGCGCTGTCCGGGGTCGGCGGCGCCGGTGTCCTGCTGGCCGCCGCACTGGGCTACTGGGTGTCCCGTACGGGCCTGGCACCGGTCGCCCGGCTCACCGCCACCGCGGAGCGCATCGCCGCCACCCGCGACGCACGCCACCGCATCGAACTCCCCGCGGGCCCGCCCGCCCGGGAGGACGAGATCACCCGGCTGGCCACCAGCTTCAACACCATGCTCGGCGAACTGGAGCAGTCCGTCACCGCCCAGCGGCGGCTGGTCGCCGACGCCTCCCATGAGCTGCGCACCCCGCTGACCGCACTCCGCACCAACGCCGAACTCCTGGCCCGCGCCGACCGGTTGACCGACGCCCAGCGCGACCGTGCCTCGGCGGCGCTGGGCCGCCAGCTGCGCGAGGTCACCACGCTCGTCAACGATCTGATCGAACTCGCCCGGGACGAGGAACCCCAGCCGCTGGTCGAGCAGGTGCGCCCGGCCGCCCTGCTGGAGCACGCGGTGGGCGCGGCCGGTGAGCACTGGCCGGAGCTCACCTTCACCACCGCCATCGACCCGGCCGCGGCGGACGCCACGGTCCCCGGGGTGCCGGCCCGCCTGGCCCGGCTGCTGTCCAACCTGCTCGACAACGCCGCGAAGTTCTCCCCGCCGGGCGGCCCGGTCGAAACCGCGCTCTCCCCCGTCCCGGGCGCGCTGGAGCTGACCGTCCGCGATCACGGCCCCGGCATCGAGGCCGGCGATCTGCCCCATGTCTTCGACCGCTTCTACCGCGCGAAGGCGGCCCGCGCGCTGCCCGGCTCCGGTCTGGGCCTGGCGATGGCCCGCCAGATCGCCCGTGCCCACGGGGCCGACCTCACCGCCGAGCAGGCACCGGGGGGCGGGGCGCTCTTCCGGCTGCGGATTCCGCTTCCGTAGCGCGGGCGGCGGGCGGGGCCTGCCTCGCCGCCCCGACTACCGGCGCACGAGGGCGGGGCGGCAGGTACCAGGCCCCGCCGCCCCGCCCTCCTTCGCCTCTCCCGGCCGACCGGGCGTCAGAACCCGGCAGGCTCGGTGTAAATACCCCACTCATCGCGCAGGGCATCGCAGATCTCGCCCAGCGTCGCCTCGGCCCGTACGGCGTCCAGCATCGGCTCGATCATGTTGCCGCCGGCCCGTGCGGCGTCCAGCATCGTCTTGAGCGCGGCCCGCACCCGGGCGTCGTCCCGCGCCGCCTTCCGCGCCGCGAGCACCCGCACCTGCTCCCGCTCGACCTCATGGCTGACCCGCAGGATCTCCAGATCGCCGGTGACCGAGCCGTGGTGGCAGTTGACGCCGACGACCTTCTTGTCGCCCTTCTCCAGCGCCTGCTGGTACCGGAAGGCGGACTCGGCGATCTCGCCGGTGAACCAGCCGTCCTCGATACCGCGCAGGATGCCGGAGGTGATCGGGCCGATCGGGTGCTCGCCGTTCGGCACCGCCCGGCGGC contains these protein-coding regions:
- a CDS encoding response regulator transcription factor — protein: MSMPPTPGNTPAPKILVVDDEPEVRAAVEDGLAVEGYAVRGAADGLAALSEVAAWQPDALVLDVMMPVLDGLAVCRRLRALDDRTPILVLTALDSVSERVDGLDAGADDYLVKPFALDELVARVRALLRRASAPSVEDTQLSFGDLVVDPVTRTGHRAGRPLEFSRTEWALLELLLLHPGQVLPREVILERVWGRDFGPDSNSLAVYIGYLRRKLEAGGEPRLVHTVHGVGYRLDHAEGA
- a CDS encoding sensor histidine kinase, whose protein sequence is MTGTRGLGARWRRRRPLRARLALAASSAVAVVAVGICAAAFVILDHQMTRQLELNLTQTAAQAIRDRHDWGPTPSDTLCQYPASACIQIVPSDPAKDPRKRYVLPVSDATRQVADGRRAAFYTKLTVAGHPVRMLTTRLADKDEAVQVAQRSDTVDRGVQQAAWALSGVGGAGVLLAAALGYWVSRTGLAPVARLTATAERIAATRDARHRIELPAGPPAREDEITRLATSFNTMLGELEQSVTAQRRLVADASHELRTPLTALRTNAELLARADRLTDAQRDRASAALGRQLREVTTLVNDLIELARDEEPQPLVEQVRPAALLEHAVGAAGEHWPELTFTTAIDPAAADATVPGVPARLARLLSNLLDNAAKFSPPGGPVETALSPVPGALELTVRDHGPGIEAGDLPHVFDRFYRAKAARALPGSGLGLAMARQIARAHGADLTAEQAPGGGALFRLRIPLP
- a CDS encoding UDP-N-acetylglucosamine--N-acetylmuramyl-(pentapeptide) pyrophosphoryl-undecaprenol N-acetylglucosamine transferase; translation: MRTPLSVVIGAGGTGGHIYPGLALADALRRAVPEAVISFVGTERGLETRLIPQAGYRLHTVDMIPFDPALGARRYLLPAALLRSGGQCRAILKEQKAQVAVGMGGYPSAPVIVGARLAGLPSVIHESNAVPGRANKFAARLTPHLALAFDRSREHLAGGERAETVGMPLVGPLADLDRERLRPTARRAFGVPDEARLLLVNGGSLGAARLTEAAVGLAGRYRSRTDLRLLIKTGPAALEETRALLAANGGAAVAEAVPYLDRMDLAYAAADLVVCRAGSATVAELATIGMPAVLVPYPYAPGDHQTHNARVLSDAGAALLLPDAQTSAERLDALVAPLLDDPGRLAAMGAAADPGTHARAADLLAAKVLALAGHQDPAQSHPAEPHPAPLYPAHPHPAHPHPTHPTMKESA